One Peterkaempfera bronchialis DNA window includes the following coding sequences:
- a CDS encoding flotillin family protein, giving the protein MSPVLTSVVGIVVLVVLLALVVVSRYKVVGPSEAFIITGRRGKKATDPETGRVFTDNSGQKVVVGGGVFVVPFVQQKFSLDLSSRHIPVAVRGAVTLRGVKANLEGVAIVKVGGTEDSIRAAAQRFLMQQDGIVGFTQEVLSGALRSIVGRMSVEDIIRDRAAFAGQVAEEAEASLSGQGLVLDAFQIQDITTEGSYLEDLGRPEAARAKQEADIAEAVARRAAEQARLKAEEEIAIAQRTLYLKQAEIKAQTDEAQAQANAAGPLAEADRQQQILAEQEKVAERRAALTDRELDTQVRKPADAARYQAEQEAEARRIALVKEAEADAQRARLTGEGEKAHRAALADAVRIEGEAQAAAIAAKGSAEAEAMQKKADAFAQYGDAAVLQMLVEVLPEVVAKASEPLAAVDKLTVISTDGASQLSRTVADNVAQGVELLSSTTGVDLAQLLGNLTRRGTGTPAAPAAPAEAPSGKIEITD; this is encoded by the coding sequence ATGAGCCCTGTACTCACCTCGGTGGTGGGGATAGTCGTACTCGTCGTCCTGCTCGCCCTCGTGGTCGTCAGCCGCTACAAGGTCGTCGGACCCAGTGAGGCGTTCATCATCACCGGGCGGCGCGGCAAGAAGGCCACGGACCCGGAGACCGGACGGGTCTTCACCGACAACAGCGGGCAGAAGGTCGTGGTCGGCGGTGGCGTCTTCGTGGTGCCGTTCGTCCAGCAGAAGTTCAGCCTCGACCTGTCCAGTCGGCACATCCCGGTGGCCGTGCGCGGCGCCGTCACCCTGCGCGGAGTGAAGGCGAACCTCGAAGGCGTCGCGATCGTCAAGGTCGGCGGCACGGAGGACTCGATCCGGGCCGCAGCCCAGCGTTTCCTGATGCAGCAGGACGGGATCGTCGGCTTCACCCAGGAAGTGCTCTCCGGCGCGCTGCGCTCCATCGTGGGCCGGATGTCGGTCGAGGACATCATCCGGGACCGGGCCGCCTTCGCCGGGCAGGTCGCGGAGGAGGCGGAGGCCAGCCTCTCCGGGCAGGGCCTGGTGCTCGACGCCTTCCAGATCCAGGACATCACCACCGAGGGCTCGTACCTGGAGGACCTGGGCCGCCCCGAGGCCGCGCGCGCCAAGCAGGAGGCAGACATCGCGGAGGCGGTGGCACGCCGGGCCGCCGAGCAGGCCCGTCTCAAGGCCGAGGAAGAGATCGCCATCGCCCAGCGGACCCTGTACCTGAAGCAGGCCGAGATCAAGGCGCAGACCGACGAGGCCCAGGCGCAGGCGAACGCCGCCGGTCCGCTGGCCGAGGCCGACCGCCAGCAGCAGATCCTCGCCGAGCAGGAGAAGGTCGCCGAGCGGCGGGCCGCCCTGACGGACCGCGAACTCGACACCCAGGTCCGCAAACCGGCCGATGCGGCCCGCTACCAGGCGGAGCAGGAGGCGGAGGCGCGTCGTATCGCCCTGGTCAAGGAGGCCGAGGCGGACGCACAGCGGGCCAGGCTGACCGGTGAGGGCGAGAAGGCGCACCGTGCGGCGCTGGCCGACGCCGTGCGGATCGAGGGCGAGGCGCAGGCCGCCGCCATCGCCGCCAAGGGGTCCGCCGAGGCCGAGGCGATGCAGAAGAAGGCGGACGCGTTCGCGCAGTACGGCGACGCGGCCGTGCTCCAGATGCTGGTCGAGGTGCTGCCGGAGGTGGTGGCCAAGGCGTCGGAGCCGCTGGCCGCCGTGGACAAGCTGACGGTGATCTCCACCGACGGGGCGAGCCAACTCTCCCGTACGGTCGCGGACAACGTCGCCCAGGGCGTCGAACTGCTCAGCTCCACGACCGGTGTCGACCTGGCACAGCTCCTGGGAAACCTCACCCGACGCGGCACCGGCACCCCTGCGGCGCCCGCCGCACCCGCCGAGGCCCCGAGCGGAAAGATCGAGATCACCGACTGA
- a CDS encoding ABC transporter ATP-binding protein: MPDAAAVPHGACDRRRASAGEDRCPGRVGGRADRRRAAQRLAGHHAPPHHDASPDGRHLPDVDRLALGILCFALAQLLLGRFARYIGYRFGERTLARIRERFVERALALPASVVERAGAGDLMTRGTADVATVGTTLRDAGPEVFVALVQVVFILAAMLAINLPLGICGVLCLSGIWFATRWYLRRAHAGYLAEGAAASGLAEVLSSTAAGARTVEALGLEERRIAAAAEAIESCRVTRTHTLHLRSVLFPVVEFSYIAPVAGILLIGGALRGSGAVSVGAVISCALYFWKLAEPLDKVLMWLDQLQRSNASFARVEGIGRIEAPVVTGGEQPADDRIDVVGVRYAYQGERDVLHGVDLTVRPGERLAVVGPSGAGKSTLGRLLAGAEAPRTGRVTVGQVPVAELDPAQLRRHVVLVSQEHHVFLGTVRDNLRIAAPGATDQELHAVLAAVDVDWVDELPDGLDTEVGSGGHRLDAQQAQQLALARVVLADPHTLILDEATSLLDPATARHTERSLAAVLKGRTVIAIAHRLHTAHDADRVAVMDGGRVTELGSHAELLAANCGYAALWRSWHGA, from the coding sequence CTGCCTGATGCTGCCGCCGTACCTCATGGAGCGTGCGATCGACGACGGGCTTCAGCCGGGGAGGACCGCTGTCCTGGTCGGGTGGGTGGCCGCGCTGATCGGCGTCGCGCTGCTCAACGCCTGGCTGGGCATCATGCGCCACCGCACCATGACGCGAGTCCGGATGGACGCCACCTTCCGGACGTTGACCGACTCGCCCTGGGCATCCTCTGCTTCGCGCTGGCGCAGCTGCTGCTGGGCCGCTTCGCCCGGTACATCGGGTACCGCTTCGGTGAGCGGACCCTGGCGCGGATCCGCGAGCGATTCGTCGAGCGGGCACTCGCCCTGCCCGCCTCGGTGGTCGAGCGCGCGGGCGCCGGTGACCTGATGACGCGCGGCACCGCCGATGTCGCCACCGTCGGCACCACCCTGCGCGACGCCGGGCCCGAGGTCTTCGTCGCGCTCGTCCAGGTCGTCTTCATCCTGGCCGCCATGCTTGCGATCAACCTGCCGCTGGGCATCTGCGGGGTGCTCTGCCTGTCCGGGATCTGGTTCGCCACCCGCTGGTACCTGCGCCGTGCCCACGCCGGCTACCTCGCCGAGGGCGCCGCCGCCTCCGGGCTCGCCGAAGTGCTCAGCTCCACCGCCGCCGGGGCCCGGACGGTCGAGGCGCTGGGCCTGGAGGAGCGCCGGATCGCCGCCGCCGCCGAGGCGATCGAGAGCTGCCGCGTCACCCGCACCCACACGCTCCACCTGCGCAGCGTGCTCTTCCCGGTGGTCGAGTTCTCGTACATCGCCCCGGTCGCGGGCATCCTGCTGATCGGCGGGGCCCTGCGCGGCAGCGGCGCGGTCAGCGTCGGCGCGGTGATCTCCTGCGCCCTCTACTTCTGGAAGCTCGCCGAGCCGCTGGACAAGGTCCTGATGTGGCTCGACCAACTCCAGCGCAGCAACGCCTCCTTCGCCAGGGTCGAGGGCATCGGCCGGATCGAAGCGCCGGTCGTGACCGGCGGCGAGCAGCCCGCCGACGACCGGATCGACGTGGTCGGCGTCCGGTACGCCTACCAGGGGGAGCGGGACGTCCTGCACGGTGTCGACCTGACGGTCCGCCCTGGCGAGCGACTGGCGGTGGTCGGCCCCTCAGGTGCCGGAAAGTCCACCCTGGGCCGACTGCTGGCCGGAGCGGAGGCGCCGCGCACCGGCCGGGTGACGGTGGGGCAGGTGCCCGTCGCCGAGCTGGACCCGGCACAGCTGCGCCGCCATGTCGTCCTGGTCTCCCAGGAGCACCACGTCTTCCTCGGCACCGTCCGGGACAACCTCCGGATCGCCGCGCCCGGCGCCACCGACCAGGAGCTGCACGCGGTGCTGGCCGCCGTGGACGTCGACTGGGTGGATGAGCTGCCGGACGGGCTGGACACCGAGGTCGGCTCCGGCGGGCACCGCCTGGACGCCCAGCAGGCTCAGCAACTCGCCCTGGCCCGCGTGGTCCTGGCCGATCCGCACACGCTGATCCTGGACGAGGCGACCTCCCTGCTCGACCCGGCCACGGCCCGGCACACCGAGCGCTCGTTGGCGGCCGTACTCAAGGGCCGCACCGTGATCGCCATCGCCCATCGCCTGCACACCGCGCACGACGCGGACCGGGTCGCGGTCATGGACGGCGGCCGGGTGACCGAACTGGGCAGCCACGCCGAACTGTTGGCGGCCAACTGCGGCTATGCGGCGCTGTGGAGGTCCTGGCACGGCGCCTGA
- a CDS encoding ricin-type beta-trefoil lectin domain protein — MSVGIRTATLRTATLRTAALRTRTRTAGAAAAVLVMASTGLTGSAAAGTGDPNETIRLGYAQAYCLTNDTNTDKIHTGQCAGTQNQAWLVSATGNRNATIRLGYAQGYCLTNDTNTDKIHTAPCAGTQNQAWLVSATGNRNATIKLGYAQAYCLANVTNSDTVHTEPCAGTQNQAWLLS, encoded by the coding sequence GTGTCCGTCGGCATCCGCACCGCAACCCTCCGCACCGCCACCCTCCGCACCGCCGCCCTCCGCACCAGGACCCGCACCGCCGGAGCGGCTGCGGCGGTCCTGGTCATGGCTTCCACGGGCCTGACCGGCAGCGCCGCCGCCGGCACCGGCGACCCGAACGAGACGATCCGGCTCGGCTACGCGCAGGCGTACTGCCTGACCAATGACACCAACACCGACAAGATCCACACCGGGCAGTGCGCCGGTACCCAGAACCAGGCCTGGCTGGTGTCGGCCACCGGCAACCGCAACGCCACGATCCGGCTGGGCTATGCGCAGGGCTACTGCCTGACCAATGACACCAACACCGACAAGATCCATACCGCACCGTGCGCCGGTACCCAGAACCAGGCCTGGCTGGTGTCGGCCACCGGGAACCGCAACGCCACGATCAAGCTCGGCTATGCGCAGGCGTACTGCCTCGCCAACGTGACCAACTCCGACACGGTTCACACCGAGCCGTGCGCCGGTACCCAGAACCAGGCGTGGCTCCTGTCCTGA
- a CDS encoding metallophosphoesterase, producing MVLLVLTVLFLLPWWTLFASGVDWPFPVVLTGTLVFAAGLVSFPFLMAAGHGQRRSDRAARVADSALGVVWVLFTWSALGGLLHLVLMGLGVGGVGPARIIAVAVAVVSAGLLAWGHHEAMRVPRVKRLDLVVPRLGGGLDGTRVVVLADTHYGPIDRADWSARVAEAVNALDADVVVHAGDIADGTPAQRREQSAPLGTIRSRLAKVYVTGNHEYFGEAQGWLDRMAELGWEPLHNRHVVVERGGDLLVLAGVDDVTAESSGLAGHRANLHGALAGADPDQPVLLVAHQPKYVGQAADAGIDLQISGHTHGGQIWPFNFLVRIDQPVVHGLSRHGERTQLYTSRGAGFWGPPFRVFAPSEITLLTLRSA from the coding sequence GTGGTGCTCCTCGTCCTCACCGTGCTGTTCCTCCTGCCCTGGTGGACGCTGTTCGCCTCCGGCGTCGACTGGCCTTTCCCGGTCGTCCTGACCGGCACGCTCGTCTTCGCCGCCGGGCTGGTCTCCTTCCCCTTCCTGATGGCCGCGGGCCACGGGCAGCGGCGGTCCGACCGGGCGGCGCGCGTGGCCGACAGCGCTCTCGGGGTGGTCTGGGTACTGTTCACCTGGTCGGCGCTGGGCGGGCTGCTGCACCTCGTACTGATGGGGCTAGGCGTCGGCGGCGTGGGCCCGGCCAGGATCATCGCCGTGGCCGTGGCCGTGGTCTCGGCCGGACTGCTGGCCTGGGGACACCACGAGGCCATGCGCGTACCACGGGTGAAGCGGCTCGACCTCGTCGTCCCGCGGCTCGGCGGGGGTCTGGACGGAACGCGTGTCGTCGTACTGGCCGACACCCACTACGGGCCGATCGACCGGGCCGACTGGTCGGCGCGGGTCGCGGAGGCGGTCAATGCGCTCGACGCCGACGTCGTGGTCCACGCCGGCGACATCGCCGACGGCACCCCCGCCCAGCGCCGGGAGCAGTCCGCGCCGCTCGGGACGATCCGGTCGCGGCTGGCCAAGGTGTACGTCACGGGGAACCACGAGTACTTCGGGGAGGCCCAGGGCTGGCTTGACCGCATGGCGGAACTGGGCTGGGAACCGCTGCACAACCGCCATGTCGTGGTGGAGCGCGGCGGGGACCTCCTCGTGCTCGCGGGTGTGGACGACGTGACGGCGGAGTCCTCCGGCCTGGCTGGACACCGCGCGAACCTGCACGGCGCACTGGCGGGGGCGGACCCCGACCAGCCGGTCCTGCTCGTCGCCCACCAGCCCAAGTACGTGGGACAGGCCGCTGACGCCGGTATCGACCTGCAGATCTCCGGACACACCCATGGCGGCCAGATCTGGCCGTTCAACTTCCTGGTCCGGATCGACCAGCCGGTGGTGCACGGCCTGAGCCGACACGGGGAGCGGACCCAGCTCTACACCAGCCGGGGCGCCGGCTTCTGGGGGCCGCCGTTCCGCGTCTTCGCGCCGAGCGAGATCACGCTGCTCACCCTGCGGTCGGCATAG
- a CDS encoding AraC family transcriptional regulator has translation MAGFRDRGLTPVDLRVIPHPTVMLALEFGSGSPFVDDAAGRRHRGSFVAGPGAGRRGAVRLRGENFEGVQVRLSPVVARATLGVSPADLDGAVVALDDLWGREASRIREQLDDASSWEQRFALTDALLARRCAAVPSVAPEVAWAWHRIVVSRGLVRVVELAAEVGWSRKRLWSRFHSQVGLPPKRAANLVRFDHAVHRLAAGEGAARVAAESGYADQSHLHRDIVAFTGVTPSAVAGEPWLAVDDIAWSGGRAPAPTPGRCSPASPRPHG, from the coding sequence ATGGCTGGGTTCCGCGACCGTGGCCTGACCCCGGTTGACCTCAGGGTGATCCCGCATCCCACCGTGATGCTGGCTCTGGAGTTCGGTTCCGGCTCGCCCTTCGTGGACGATGCCGCCGGGCGTCGGCATCGGGGAAGTTTCGTCGCCGGGCCGGGGGCCGGGCGCCGAGGCGCGGTCCGGCTGCGGGGGGAGAACTTCGAGGGCGTCCAGGTGCGCCTGTCCCCAGTGGTCGCACGCGCGACGCTGGGTGTCTCCCCGGCCGACCTGGACGGTGCCGTGGTGGCCCTCGACGACCTTTGGGGCCGGGAGGCGTCTCGGATCCGTGAACAACTGGACGATGCCTCCTCCTGGGAGCAACGCTTCGCGCTGACGGACGCATTGCTCGCCCGCCGATGTGCGGCGGTGCCATCCGTGGCCCCGGAGGTGGCCTGGGCCTGGCACCGAATCGTCGTCAGCCGCGGCCTGGTCCGGGTCGTAGAACTGGCGGCCGAGGTCGGTTGGAGCCGTAAGCGCCTGTGGTCCCGGTTCCACTCGCAGGTCGGCCTGCCTCCCAAGCGCGCTGCGAATCTGGTCCGCTTCGACCATGCCGTCCACCGCCTGGCTGCGGGTGAAGGCGCGGCCCGGGTCGCGGCGGAGAGCGGCTATGCCGACCAGTCCCATCTGCACCGGGACATCGTGGCGTTCACCGGAGTGACCCCGTCGGCCGTGGCCGGTGAACCATGGCTGGCGGTCGACGACATCGCATGGTCGGGTGGTCGCGCACCCGCGCCAACGCCCGGTCGGTGCTCACCGGCGTCGCCCAGACCGCACGGGTGA
- a CDS encoding amidohydrolase family protein: protein MRSTCGGDPWRQPARLPLHAASAAGLAAATPPAAPPASAADTSRTTLVRTAATGGSVTACPTGAWLIAEVQGILWRIPRHGGEAVRLTDWDLEPTRPAFSPDGSAVALCAYRGGGFHLWTMRPDGTGLRQLTGGPWDDRGTAWSPDGTRLAFSSERGGDAVTGSSYGIWTLELRSGRLTRLTGGPYEDYDPAWTPDGRQVVFVRAAAAGTGGGTDGGLTLARVSAQGGRVTLLRSVAAGRLLCPSLSPDGRVAHLHLTSTTDSPSLPAAGAALMVDGRPVTTTEDLAAAPPQWIGADRLLYLADGRIRVRSLSSHTVEEIPFTARQPVHRPRYQPKRRDLDSTAPARVRGIHLPALAPDGRHVAFAALNDLWLMPLGGAAPRRLVREDPARYLQMPSWAPDGRSILYCTDRDGLAAVHRHHIADGSETVLATGGRVHPALSPDGTRLACQDTTGNLLLHDLATGTHRVLAAPLGGGGLPGAPSWSPDGRYLAFCDRNRLNRRFREGYNLIRVIDTATGADARHLPARHQSLSDRCAAGPVWSPDGRWMALVLESALWLLPVTPEGAPAGSPRQLTDEPADHPTWAADSRTLLYLSNGRLRLTDREGTERRTVPVALTARRSLPPRRTTVRIHAGQLWDGTAEHPRHDVDIVLTGHRITAVEPHRAHRPAGRTIDASSRTVIPGLFDSHTHPWPDIYGGRQNLLALAYGITTTASMGGFAYEGARLRESLAAGRSTGPRLLATAELIDGSRVAYSMGRAHRTGAGVRRTMQRAAALDADFVKTYVRAPGWTMALAARAAHRLGVPCGSHLCFPGRDAGQDLTTHLQATQRLEYGHATTPLGHIHQDLLQEYADGAFALIATPFTALPLLGADPALADDPRVTALMPPWDTATVREAARTAPTAQQLHALATEIRDYRTLVAHGATLALGTDAPLVPVGLHLHLALRALHAHGFTPAQALHCATTVPARLFGLQDDLGTVEPGKIADLTVVDGDPFTDFASLVRTPMAVRDGVPHHQADLLATHPAHRHGPAEHAAWLEVGRTLCHDACCHQPMG, encoded by the coding sequence GTGAGGAGCACCTGTGGTGGAGACCCATGGCGTCAGCCGGCGCGGCTTCCCCTGCACGCGGCATCCGCCGCCGGACTGGCCGCCGCAACGCCCCCGGCCGCACCGCCCGCGTCCGCCGCCGACACAAGTCGTACGACCCTGGTCCGCACCGCCGCGACGGGAGGGTCCGTCACCGCTTGCCCGACCGGGGCATGGCTGATCGCCGAGGTGCAGGGCATCCTGTGGCGGATCCCGCGCCACGGCGGAGAAGCGGTGCGGCTGACGGACTGGGACCTGGAGCCGACCCGCCCCGCCTTCTCCCCGGACGGCTCGGCAGTGGCGCTCTGCGCCTACCGGGGCGGCGGCTTCCACCTCTGGACCATGCGGCCGGACGGCACCGGCCTGCGGCAGCTCACCGGCGGCCCCTGGGACGACCGGGGCACCGCCTGGTCACCGGACGGCACCCGGCTCGCGTTCTCCTCCGAGCGCGGCGGCGACGCGGTCACCGGAAGCTCCTACGGCATCTGGACCCTGGAGCTGCGCAGCGGCCGGCTGACCCGCCTGACCGGCGGCCCGTACGAGGACTACGACCCCGCCTGGACGCCGGACGGCCGCCAGGTGGTGTTCGTCCGCGCCGCAGCCGCCGGGACGGGCGGCGGGACGGACGGCGGTCTGACCCTCGCCCGGGTCTCCGCCCAAGGCGGCCGGGTCACCCTCCTGCGCTCCGTGGCCGCCGGCCGCCTGCTGTGCCCGTCCCTCTCCCCGGACGGCCGCGTCGCCCACCTCCATCTGACCAGCACCACCGACTCCCCGTCCCTGCCCGCTGCCGGCGCCGCGCTCATGGTGGACGGCCGACCGGTCACCACCACCGAGGACCTCGCCGCGGCGCCGCCCCAGTGGATCGGTGCGGACCGGTTGCTGTACCTCGCCGACGGCCGCATCCGGGTCCGCAGTCTGTCCTCGCACACGGTCGAGGAGATCCCGTTCACCGCCCGCCAGCCGGTACACCGCCCCCGCTACCAGCCGAAGCGCCGCGACCTGGACTCCACCGCGCCCGCCCGGGTGCGCGGCATCCACCTGCCCGCCCTCGCACCGGACGGCAGACACGTCGCCTTCGCGGCGCTCAACGACCTGTGGCTGATGCCCCTCGGCGGGGCCGCGCCGCGCAGGCTCGTCCGGGAGGACCCCGCCCGCTACCTGCAGATGCCGTCCTGGGCGCCGGACGGCCGCTCCATCCTGTACTGCACCGACCGCGACGGGCTCGCCGCCGTCCACCGCCACCACATCGCCGACGGCAGCGAGACAGTGCTCGCCACCGGTGGCCGGGTCCACCCGGCCCTCTCCCCGGACGGCACCCGCCTGGCCTGCCAGGACACCACCGGCAACCTGCTGCTGCACGACCTGGCCACCGGCACCCACCGGGTCCTGGCCGCGCCGCTCGGCGGCGGCGGCCTACCGGGCGCCCCCAGCTGGTCCCCGGACGGCCGGTATCTGGCGTTCTGCGACCGCAACCGGCTCAACCGGCGCTTCCGCGAGGGGTACAACCTCATCCGGGTCATCGACACCGCGACCGGCGCCGACGCCCGCCACCTGCCCGCCCGCCACCAGTCGCTCTCCGACCGCTGCGCCGCCGGGCCCGTCTGGTCCCCGGACGGCCGCTGGATGGCGCTCGTCCTGGAGTCCGCCCTGTGGCTGCTGCCCGTCACTCCCGAGGGCGCCCCCGCCGGATCGCCACGCCAACTCACCGACGAGCCCGCCGACCACCCCACCTGGGCCGCCGACTCCCGCACCCTGCTCTACCTCTCCAACGGCAGGCTGCGCCTGACCGACCGGGAGGGCACCGAGCGGCGCACCGTCCCGGTCGCCCTCACCGCCCGCCGCAGCCTGCCGCCGCGCCGCACCACCGTCCGCATCCATGCAGGCCAGCTGTGGGACGGCACCGCCGAGCACCCCCGGCACGACGTGGACATCGTGCTGACCGGCCACCGGATCACCGCCGTCGAACCGCACCGCGCGCACCGGCCGGCCGGCCGCACCATCGACGCCTCCAGCCGGACCGTCATCCCCGGCCTGTTCGACAGCCACACCCACCCGTGGCCCGACATCTACGGCGGCCGGCAGAACCTGCTCGCGCTCGCCTACGGCATCACCACCACCGCCTCCATGGGCGGCTTCGCCTACGAGGGCGCCCGGTTGCGCGAGTCCCTGGCGGCCGGCCGCTCGACGGGCCCCCGGCTTTTGGCCACCGCCGAACTGATCGACGGCTCCCGCGTCGCGTACAGCATGGGCCGCGCCCACCGCACCGGCGCCGGAGTCCGCCGCACCATGCAACGCGCCGCCGCCTTGGACGCCGACTTCGTCAAGACCTACGTCCGCGCGCCCGGCTGGACCATGGCCCTGGCCGCCCGCGCCGCCCACCGGCTCGGCGTGCCCTGCGGCAGCCATCTGTGCTTCCCCGGCCGCGACGCCGGCCAGGACCTGACCACCCACCTCCAGGCCACCCAGCGCCTGGAGTACGGGCACGCCACCACGCCCCTCGGCCACATCCACCAGGACCTGCTCCAGGAGTACGCGGACGGCGCCTTCGCCCTCATCGCCACCCCCTTCACCGCCCTGCCGCTGCTCGGCGCGGACCCCGCCCTCGCCGACGACCCGCGGGTGACCGCCCTTATGCCGCCCTGGGACACCGCCACCGTGCGCGAGGCCGCCAGAACCGCCCCCACCGCCCAGCAGCTGCACGCCCTCGCCACCGAGATCCGCGACTACCGCACCCTCGTCGCCCATGGCGCCACCCTCGCGCTGGGCACCGACGCCCCCCTCGTCCCGGTCGGCCTCCACCTGCACCTGGCACTGCGCGCCCTGCACGCCCACGGCTTCACCCCCGCCCAGGCACTGCACTGCGCCACCACCGTCCCGGCCCGGCTCTTCGGCCTCCAGGACGACCTGGGCACCGTCGAACCCGGCAAGATCGCCGACCTCACCGTGGTCGACGGCGACCCCTTCACCGACTTCGCCTCCCTGGTCCGCACCCCCATGGCCGTCCGCGACGGCGTACCCCACCACCAGGCCGACCTGCTCGCCACCCACCCCGCTCACCGGCACGGCCCCGCCGAGCACGCCGCCTGGCTGGAGGTCGGCCGCACCCTGTGCCACGACGCCTGCTGCCACCAGCCGATGGGTTGA